Within Bactrocera oleae isolate idBacOlea1 chromosome 6, idBacOlea1, whole genome shotgun sequence, the genomic segment tctatttattgtttttcgcAAAGCATAATTCAATCAAATTCCCAACAGGAGCAATAATGCTAATATTtgattaaacatacatacatatgtgcacataaaAGTATGGATATCCAGTAGGAAATCGTAATTACATTGTTCGTTATGTGAATGAAAGGATAATTATCCAAATCCAGTAATTGTGAAAATGACTGAAGGAAAAGTTGAATTTAGAAACGATCGATTTTAAACTTAATGGGAGGGGTCAtcttaaatattgtaattaaagaGATGCGCTGAAAATTACGGTAATGTATCGTTTTCAATAATAAGCAACATACTTGGCTGAAATTGTACttagtaataaaaatgtattatgctAGTTAAGCTTTTCCTGCAGGGCGTGTATCTACAAACGAATTAAAGTTAGATTTTTGGCGTGCGATTTAAAGCGgagatatatttacatttataaagcaACATTATTAGATAAGAACAAAGATCGTAAATCTGTTCACAGCTGTCCATACAAATATTAAGCAGGCGCTATATTCGGCTAAAAATGTGGAGTTcggtttaatatattatttaatatttgagttaatattttgcacacttaggtatatgtgattttttatatatgtatcgaAATAACAGTTTATAAAGTTTAAGTTGGTGTGGCCAACTTACTTTTATGATTAATACTTAGAATAATTTTTGGCttaattacttatatattataatataatatctaaaatataagaaagtcTCGCGTTAAAAGTAAATTCAACgccttaataaatatttcaaaagctaAAGAATCTCGGCATTTATTACTAGCATGTCTTTAATCTAATCTAAATTTCATAAACCAACGTATTTGAAAGCAATTCTTTGATTTAAATTCAGTAAGTAGCAAATAAATCAATTATAACATTCAGGTGTTTTTCAATATGCTATAAAAGCAAAATACTTAGCTGTGTGCAGTCAGTTTAAATTTGAAACTAAGTGACTAACTAAAGAATGAAAGGTACgcgaataataaattaaatatagtgCTGCCCTAAATATCCGTTTATTTTGTTATTCTTAAGCAGTAATGTTATTGCTAAagcgattttgttttataaaagcgCGCTTATCGATTCATCTCTTCATAAACTGGCGGTAATTCATTGCATTAAATGAAGTGGAAATCTACCACTCTAATTTTTATAGAGTTTCAACTCCTTCCTTGCTAGCTCCGCCTCGAACATTTTGGAGCAGGAATATTTTCAATGATTCGGACAATGCCAGCGTGCTCATATTAATGCAGCAATTCTCAccatagatagatagatagggctagaggtatgcaccgcgacctatggtctattgtgctctCTCCTAAGTCACatcgactcatctagccccagcatattgATAAACCGAAATATTCTGCTAGGCGCTAGTGAAGCGATgtgatccctgtttggaaacatggatccaggggccttaattctgcgtctgcagactgctttGCAGTCCACTAGCAGGTGTTCAGGGGGTTTCAgctccatgtcgcagaaccggcagtttgcagaagagactaAACCCATGATGCTATACTTATTACTTTATCGAGATAACAGCTATTTCTTATAAGATAATAAGAGTGTCAGTATTTGTACGGCTTTAAATTATCTTGAAGTTCGGTTCAGCTTAAGTACCAAACTTCATTTGCTCGAGCTTGGCGATGTAAATTACATTCGCAAGCTTCATACAATTCGTCTGGACATGCGTCATAGTAGGGATGAATCAAGGGGAAAACACAAGTTATCTGACAATTTCACAAAAATGTGCTGCTTAAGCCACGACTCCTTCATTCTATACatatgacaatttttttatgtaataatatttatgcgATATAATTTTATTCGTTATGCTATTATAGGCTTTCGGCTGAAGACATTAATAACTGTTCTATTCGGAATACTTGGCATTGTTCATTGTCAAGAAGTCTTGAGCGCAGAAAACGACATTTGCAGACTCTTCAAAGATGACGTCTTGTTGCGAAAGCCAGGCTTTTGTCATATCGGCATAAGGTGTAAAGGCTTTAAGAGCATCACTGAGATTGAATGTGACAAAAATCAGTTTTACAATCGAAATACTAACAAATGTGAAAGAACTTCTACCGACAAATACTGTGCCACAGCATGTTCTTCTAAATCTCAGGGTTATATTGCGGACAATAAAAACTGTCAAGGCTGGTATAACTGCAAGGGATCTACTACGGTTAGCTTTGGCTTTTGTGCGAATGGTCTggcttttaatgaaaataacggCATGTGCGATTATCCGGAAAATTTTTCTTGTAAAAAGGAATTTGATTTTTGTGATGTAGTGCCTAATTCAACACCATTTTTGCACGAGACGAACTGTGCTGGCTACTACGAATGCGTGAGAAACAGACTAGTGGAGCAGGCTTGTGATCCCGGTAATTACTTTGATGTTGTAACAGGAACTTGCATTCCAAAGAATAAAGTTTATTGTGCAAAATATCCGTATCCGAATGAAGTGTGCGGTAATAAAAAACTTGCAATAAGAAATCACTTTGTCAGTGATGACGCCACTTGTCGGGGATATTTTTACTGCAAAGACCTCGGTGTTGGTATCCCAGATGCAACACCGATTTGGGGACAGTGCTCGGCAACAAGATTTTTCGATCCCACAGAAGAGGCTTGTTTACCTCGGGCACATGTGCAATGTGCTGAAGATCGGTGCGACGGTCGAAATGATGGTTATGAGTTAAGTTCAAAATCTGGCTGTCAACATTACCTTATTTGCAAAGGCAACAGTACTTTAGAAGAAGTTTATTGTGGCGCCGATAAGTGGTTTAATGCAGACAAAAATGAGTGCACCACAACTATTACATCGTATCCAGCTTGCTCTTAAATCTAGATTTTCGTGCACCCATCTGTGCTTTACGTGGGGCACCATATAACTGTAACAACTTTACTCAATACTTACACTAATATCAGTATATAAAGCTCTTTCAAATctacaattaataataatatgtatgtcatatgttgataaataattatttacatcgacctgaaaaatatttttctaaaattgtaagaaaataaaacatatgGACCAATATGATCGGACTAAATGTTAATGGTGGTCTACTTGCCaatacacacaaaaatataatcCTTATTATCCGAGATATTCATTGGATACCATAAGTATCTACAATCTTAAAATTGTACTCAAAATAAATAAGGGTATTTTGATTAGCTTCTTTTTACTGCACCATATTTTTAgatcatttttactttataagGGCGGCCCGATAAGTACCTAGCCACACCTAAAGATGACAAGAGAAATCTGCTGTACTACTATT encodes:
- the LOC118680554 gene encoding peritrophin-44; the protein is MKGFRLKTLITVLFGILGIVHCQEVLSAENDICRLFKDDVLLRKPGFCHIGIRCKGFKSITEIECDKNQFYNRNTNKCERTSTDKYCATACSSKSQGYIADNKNCQGWYNCKGSTTVSFGFCANGLAFNENNGMCDYPENFSCKKEFDFCDVVPNSTPFLHETNCAGYYECVRNRLVEQACDPGNYFDVVTGTCIPKNKVYCAKYPYPNEVCGNKKLAIRNHFVSDDATCRGYFYCKDLGVGIPDATPIWGQCSATRFFDPTEEACLPRAHVQCAEDRCDGRNDGYELSSKSGCQHYLICKGNSTLEEVYCGADKWFNADKNECTTTITSYPACS